A part of Salmo salar chromosome ssa18, Ssal_v3.1, whole genome shotgun sequence genomic DNA contains:
- the LOC106576851 gene encoding palmitoyltransferase ZDHHC16A, with product MRLCPTFLLQRWLWLCVCARQWHCSNGNNCRLPLCVRQIGAYLRLMVDSLYYNTLTNSDVVMDSLMEPIFWMVDLLTRRFGAVFVCLLVILTTSILLVVYVVMLPLIINTYSPSWIAWHMSYGHWNLVMIVFHYYKATNTGPGYPPTMKNSIPFVSMCKKCIIPKPARTHHCAICNTCILKMDHHCPWLNNCVGHFNQRYFFCFCVSMTLGCVYCSISGRNLFLDAYSAIESTYQTPPLTFRDKMFHMSVIYMWVLTSVVAVALGGLTIWHAVLISRGETSIERHLNNKETKRMRKCGKVYKNSFNYGRLNNWKVFLGVEKKSHWLTRVLLPSGHVPIGNGLTWDIYPFRKDMMPV from the exons ATGCGGCTGTGCCCCACCTTCCTGCTGCAGCGCtggctgtggttgtgtgtgtgcgccaGACAGTGGCACTGCAGCAATGGGAACAACTGCAGACTACCGCTGTGTGTGAGGCAGATAGGGGCCTACCTCAGACTGATGGTCGACTCCCTCTATTACAACACCCTCACCAACTCTGATGTCGTCATGGACTCACTGATGGAACCCATCTTCTGGATGGTGGACCTACTCACCCGCAGGTTCGGggcg GTGTTTGTATGTCTGTTAGTGATACTGACCACTTCTATCCTGCTGGTAGTCTATGTGGTTATGCTGCCCCTGATCATCAACACGTACTCTCCATCCTGGATAGCCTGGCACATGAGTTATGGACACTGGAACCTCGTCATGATCGTCTTCCACTATTATAAAGCTACCAATACTGGCCCAGGATACCCCcctacg ATGAAAAATTCGATTCCATTTGTGTCCATGTGTAAGAAGTGTATCATCCCCAAACCAGCCAGAACTCACCACTGTGCCATCTGCAACAC GTGCATTTTGAAAATGGACCATCATTGTC CGTGGCTGAATAACTGTGTCGGCCATTTTAACCAGCGCTACTTCTTCTGCTTCTGTGTCTCCATGACCCTGGGCTGTGTCTACTGCAGCATCAGTGGCCGGAACCTTTTCCTAGATGCTTATAGTGCTATAGAG AGCACCTACCAGACTCCTCCCTTAACGTTCAGAGACAAGATGTTCCACATGAGTGTCATTTACATGTGGGTGTTAACCAG TGTGGTGGCTGTAGCTCTTGGGGGCCTGACTATCTGGCACGCAGTGCTGATATCCCGAGGAGAGACCAGCATAGAGAGACACCTCAACAACAAGGAGACCAAACGGATGCGGAAATGTGGCAAG GTGTACAAGAACTCCTTTAACTATGGCAGACTGAACAACTGGAAAGTCTTCTTAGGTGTGGAGAAGAAAAG tcaTTGGCTGACGCGAGTCCTCCTACCCTCTGGACATGTCCCCATTGGGAACGGCCTGACCTGGGACATCTATCCATTCAGAAAAGACATGATGCCCGTCTGA